One part of the Girardinichthys multiradiatus isolate DD_20200921_A chromosome 10, DD_fGirMul_XY1, whole genome shotgun sequence genome encodes these proteins:
- the LOC124875052 gene encoding gastrula zinc finger protein XlCGF26.1-like — protein sequence MMSEMKVEAEDSGGLSLEPLIPAASTSELEQTQDSKDLIHQMLVIKVVPHDWSPSLDQQDPEPPHIKEEDEELWISQKEEQPSVKNEDEEKPRLSERHQVETENNRETEAPTSTSVIQMEREPDGQSCGGLEPDKNPDSVCSSHLSKKMVERRDKTSKLSSSVTAQYGVHTGEKPFGCNICGKRFKLKTNLKLHMMIHTGMREHRCDLCGKGFKEKLSLQTHMRVHTGETPFSCDDCGRRFHAKRNLNIHMKLHSEEKTFSCDVCGARFKVKESLKKHIWIHTAERPFVCSVCKKGFSQQNILKRHMLIHTGEKHYICSVCSKGFLRQGDLKSHMRVHTGEKPFFCDVCSKGFSQQVYLRRHLDIHNAQFSCRDCGKRFVKETQLQRHVRLHTEERPFGCDVCKSRFIQRNHLENHMKVHSGEKQFVCHVCSKAFSLHGDLKRHMRVHTGEKPFVCSVCSQRFSRPAYLKKHMDVHTSPFESFINRS from the exons ATGATGTCTGAGATGAAGGTTGAAGCAGAAGACTCTGGAGGGCTCAGTTTGGAGCCCCTGATACCTGCAGCGTCAACATCAGAACTGGAGCAGACACAAGACAGCAAAGATCTCA TCCATCAGATGTTGGTGATTAAAGTGGTTCCCCATGACTGGAGCCCCAGTTTGGACCAGCAGGATCCAGAGCCCCCccacataaaggaggaagatgaggagcTGTGGATCAGTCAGAAGGAAGAGCAGCCTTCTGTGAAGAATGAAGATGAGGAAAAACCTCGGTTATCAGAGCGTCATCAAgttgaaactgaaaacaatagAGAGACAGAAGCTCCAACCAGCACCTCAGTTATACAGATGGAAAGAGAACCTGATGGACAGAGCTGTGGAGGATTAGAACCAGACAAGAACCCAGATTCAGTATGTTCTTCCCACCTAAGTAAGAAGATGGTTGAGAGAAGAGATAAGACATCAAAACTGTCTTCCAGTGTTACGGCTCAGTATGGagtccacacaggagagaagccaTTTGGTTGCAATATTTGTGGCAAAAGATTTAAACTTAAGACAAATCTTAAATTACACATGATGATTCACACTGGAATGAGAGAGCATAGGTGTGATCTTTGTGGTAAAGGATTTAAGGAAAAACTTTCTCTTCAGACACATATGAGAGTCCACACTGGAGAGACTCCATTTTCCTGTGATGATTGTGGGAGAAGGTTCCATGCAAAGAGAAATCTTAACATTCACATGAAGCTCCAttcagaagaaaaaacattttcttgtgatgtttgtggtgcAAGATTTAAGGTAAAGGAAAGTCTTAAAAAACACATCTGGATCCACACTGCAGAGAGACCTTTTGTTTGTAGTGTTTGCAAGAAAGGTTTTTCACAACAAAATATTCTAAAGAGACACATGCTtattcacacaggagagaaacacTACATTTGTAGTGTTTGTAGTAAAGGCTTTTTACGACAAGGTGATCTAAAGAGTCACATGCGtgttcacacaggagagaagccgTTTTTTTGTGATGTTTGTAGTAAAGGATTTTCACAGCAAGTATATCTGAGAAGGCACCTGGATATTCACAATGCACAATTTAGCTGTAGAGACTGTGGAAAACGTTTTGTGAAGGAAACACAGCTACAGCGACATGTGAGGCTCCACACAGAGGAGAGACCATTTGGTTGTGATGTCTGTAAAAGCAGATTTATTCAAAGGAATCATCTGGAAAATCACATGAAAGTCCATTCAGGagaaaaacagtttgtttgTCATGTTTGTAGTAAAGCGTTTTCACTGCATGGAGATCTAAAGAGACACATGCGtgttcacacaggagagaaaccatTTGTTTGTAGTGTTTGCAGTCAAAGATTTTCAAGACCAGCATATCTGAAAAAACACATGGATGTTCACACTTCACCTTTTGAAAGTTTTATTAATCGCAGTTAA